The bacterium region GACGCCATGACCAAGCACCTGTTCGACAACCGCTACGGCACCGGGCAGTCTACGGTGGATGGGATCATCCGTGCCACTGATGTGCTGCTGGCCGGCAAGAACGTGGTCACCGCGGGCTATGGCTGGTGCGGACGCGGGTTCGCCAACCGCGCGCGCGGCATGGGCGCCAACGTGATCGTGACCGAGGTCGATCCGATCAAGGCCATCGAGGCGGTGATGGACGGGTTCCGGGTGATGACCATGGCCGAGGCCGCACCGATCGGCGACCTGTTCTGCACCCTCACCGGCGACATCAACGTCGTCCGCCCCGAGCATTTCACGAAGATGAAGGACGGGGCCTTGGTCTGCAACAGCGGTCATTTCAACGTCGAGCTGGACCTCAAGGGCCTCGAGGCTATCTCCAAGCAGGTGGTCAAGGATGTGCGGGCCAACGTGGACGCCTACCTCCTGAACAACGGCCGCAAGGTGTTCATCCTGGGCGAGGGCCGTCTGATCAACCTGGCCGCCGCCGAGGGGCACCCGGCCTCGGTGATGGACATGAGCTTCGCGGTCCAGGCCCTGACCACAGAGTACGTGGCCAAGAACAGGGGCTCGTTCAAGGCCGGTGTCTACGAGGTCCCGGCCAACATCGACCAGTGGGTCGCCACCCTGAAACTCAAATCCATGGGCGTGACCATCGACAGCCTGACCAGCGAGCAGGAGAAGTACCTCAAGTCCTGGACCATGGGCACCTAAAAAGTACGGCTGAAATTTGTCGCTCCGGCGGCCAAGCCGCCGGAGCGACTTTCTGATTCTGCAAGGGGCGGGCATGATCGAACTGACCATATCCGGGCTGGGAATCGACAGCTCCAACAACTCCCCGGTGGTGCTGCTCAAGGAGAAGGACGGTGAGCGTGTGCTGCCAATCTGGATCGGCCCGAGCGAGGCCAGCGCTATCGCCATGGAGATCTCGGGGGTCAAGTTCAAGCGTCCCCTGACCCACGACCTGTTCAAGCAGTGCCTGCTCGACCTGGGGGTGGGTATGGAGTACGTGTTCATCCACGAGTTGAAAGAGAACACCTACTATGCCCGGATCGTGCTCACCCGGGGTGAGGAGCGTTTCGAGCTGGATGCCCGGCCCTCGGACTCCATCGCCCTGGCCATCCGCATGAAAGCCTCGATCCACACCACGGATGAGCTGCTGGACAACGCCAGCAAGATCATGCCCAAGACCGTGACCCAGGCCGAGGAGTACGACCCCGAGGCCCTGCGTGAGACCCTGCGCAAGATGAACCCCGAGGATTTCGGAAAATTCACTTTCTGAACCCGCCGCGTTCCGCCTGTCCCGCCCCTGAAACATCCCTGCTTTGAGCAAAATGGAGTAAAATAACTTGACTGAAGCGCGCTGATTGATTAATATGACCTTACATCCATAACGATTTGCTTTTGGATGCAGGCGCGGCCACGGCCGCTTGAGACCGGAACATCCAACCACGGCCCGACGATGATCCGCATTGAGTTGTACCTTTACCTTTTGTTTAGTGACATCAGCGGATGTCAGGTAGTGGGGCCGTAGGCGCTTCAGTCAGTCAGCAGGACCGGCAAGGAAAAGCCCACTATCTAACGCGATAGTGGCTTTTTGCTATATAGGCGTATAATTCCAGCGGGTTGTGCCGTGAAAGGAGAACGGATGGACAGCTCGGCCGAGATCGAGCACTGGCGTGAGAAGATCGATGCGGTGGATGCACAGTTGCTCGAACTGGTGAACCGCCGGGTGGGATTCGCTCTTGAAATCGGACGTCTCAAGCGTGCGGTCGGGTTGCCGGTCTACAACCGGGAGCGCGAGGAGCAGATTCAGCGGAACGTGAGCCGCAACAACCAGGGTCCGCTGAGTGATGATGCGATAATGAGACTTTTCACCAGAATAATAGAGGAAACCCGCAGACTGGAGCAGGAAGTCTGCAGCGAGGGGACAGGCGATGGTCATAAGCATGCGCAATGATGCCTCGGAAGATCAAATCCAGGCCATCATCACCAGACTCCACGATCTGAAGTTCGACACACACCGCTCCACCGGTTCCAACCGCACGATCATCGGCGTGATCGGCGAGACCAACCTGCTCGACCCGCGGGATTTCGAAATCCTGGACGGGGTGGCCGAGGTGATACGCATCTCGGCGCCCTACAAGTTCGCCAGCCGTCAGTTCAAGCCCGACAACACGGTGATCACCCTGCCCGGCGGCGCGACCATCGGCGGCCGCGAGGTGCTGGTCATGGCCGGCCCCTGCTCGGTGGAAAGCCTGGCCCAGATGGACGAGGTTGCCGCCCGCGTGGCCGAGAGCGGCGCCCGGGTGCTCCGCGGCGGAGCTTTCAAGCCGCGCACCTCGCCCTACAGTTTCCAGGGCATGGGCGAGGAGGGCCTCAAGATACTGCGCCAGGTGGGGGACAAGTACAAGTTGGATGTGGTCAGCGAGGTGATGGACCGCAGCCAGGTGGAGCTGATGCTCGATTATGTCGATATCCTTCAGGTGGGCGCGCGCAACATGCAGAATTTCACCCTGCTGCGCGAGCTCAGCCATGTGCGCAAGCCGGTCCTGCTGAAGCGGGGGCTGGCCGCCACAGTGGAGGACCTTTTGATGAGCGCCGAGTATGTGATTTCGGGCGGCAACAAGGAGGTCATCCTCTGCGAGCGGGGCATCCGCACTTTCGAGACCTACACCCGCAACACGATGGACATCGCGGCCATCCCGGTGGTGCACAAGCTGAGCCACCTGCCCATCGTGGCCGACCCGAGCCACGGCACGGGCATCCGGGACAAGGTGCTGCCGATGGGCCGGGCGGCCATCGCGGCCGGGGCGGATGGCTTGATCGTCGAGGTGCACCCCGACCCGAACAAGGCGCTTTCGGACGGCGCCCAGAGCCTTTATCCCGAGCAGTTCGACCGTCTGATGCGCGAGTTGGAGATTATCGCCCGGGCCATCGGGCGCTCGATTTCGGCCGACTGAAAAATCGACCGCTGAACCCTTTCCCGGAACGCGGGGCCATGTTTGAGCTGGCGATCCTTATCAAGTGGTATTCGACTACGAGCTTGTGACGCTCCAGTCCGTTTCCCGGCATAGGCCGCGGTCTGTTGTGCGCGGCGCACTCTTTCTGTTCCGTGATTCGACTGAAGTCAGAAACCAGCCGGCGGCCGCGCGAGGCCCCGGTGCAGAATACGAGGTAAACCATGTCTGGTAAGGAAAGCAGGAAGGTACTGGTTTTCGATACGACTCTGCGTGATGGTGAGCAGTCGCCCGGTTGCAGCATGAACCTGCCCGAAAAACTGAGCCTGGCCCGTCAGCTCGAGAAGCTGAACGTGGACGTGATCGAGGCCGGGTTCCCAATCGCCAGCGAGGGCGATTTCGAGTCCGTGCTGCAGGTGGCCAAGGAGGTGCGCAAGCCCATCATCGCCGGGCTGGCCCGCGCGGTCAAGCTGGACATCGACCGTGCCTGGGAGGCCCTTCAGCACGCCGCCCGTCCGCGTATCCACACGTTCCTGGCCACGAGCGACATTCACCTGAAGTTCAAGCTCAAGAAAACCAGGGAAGAAGTTGTGGAGATGGCGGTTAAGGCGGTCGAGCTGGCGAAGGGCTACTGCGACGACGTGGAATTTTCGTGCGAGGATGCCGGTCGCACGGATGACGACTACCTGGCCCTGGTGGTCAAGGCCGTGATCGCGGCCGGGGCCACCACAATCAACATCCCCGACACCGTGGGCTACCAGGTGCCCAGCGAGTTCGGCCGCAAGATCGCCCTGCTGGTCAAGAACGTGCCCGAGTTCGCCACGGGCAAAGCGATCCTGAGCGTGCACTGCCACAACGACCTCGGCCTGTCGGTGGCCAATTCCCTGGCCGCCTGCCAGAACGGGGCCCGTCAGGTGGAGTGCACGATCAACGGCATCGGCGAGCGCGCGGGCAACGCCTCGCTGGAGGAGTTTGTCATGGCCGCCCGCACCCGTCACGACATCCTGGATTTCCACACCGATATCGTGACCACGGAGCTGTTCCCGACCAGCCGGATGCTTTCCAACATCACCGGCGTGTTCGTGCAGCCCAACAAGGCCATCGTGGGCAAGAACGCTTTTGCGCACGAGGCGGGGATACATCAGGACGGGGTGCTGAAAGAGGCCCTGACCTACGAGATCATGACCCCGCAGTCGGTGGGCATCCAGAAAGGCAACATCGTGATGGGCAAGCATTCCGGCCGTCACGCCCTGGAGCACCGCCTGAAGGAGCTGGGGTTCGACCTGACCAAGGATGATGTGGAGAAGGCCTACAAGCTGTTCTGCAAGCTGGCCGACCAGAAGAAGAGCATTACGGACGACGACCTGATGGCAATCGCGCAGGACGGGGTGCAGCACATCCCCGAGACCTGGAAGCTGGAATACCTCCAGACCGTGGGCGGCCAGCCGGCCCTTAGCACGGCGACGATCATGCTGTCCAAGCGCGAGGGCGGCGACAAGGTGAAGGATGCCGCCACCGGGGACGGTCCGGTGAGCGCCCTGTGCAACTGCATCGACCGGATCGTGGACCTCAAGGGCTCGCTGGTGGACTACCAGCTCCGCTCGGTGGGCGAGGGCCGCGAGGCGGTGGGCGAGGTGTTCCTGCGGGTGCTGTTCGACGGTGTGGAGTACATGGGCAAGGCGGCCAGCACGGATGTGATGGACGCCACGGCCCGGGCCTATCTCAACGCGGCCAACAAGGCGATCTACGGCCGTCAGCACGGACGGACCGGACAGGCGGCCGGCGCTCCCCGTCAGGCTGCGGTCTGAGCGGGCGCCGATAAAGGGATTCGGAAATGTCAGACAAGGATAAGGAGTGAATGCATGGGTAAAACAATGGCGGAAAAGATCTGGGACTCGCACGTGGTGCACTCCCAGAACGGGATCGACATCCTGTATGTCGACCGTCACCTGGTGCACGAGGTGACCTCGCCCCAGGCTTTCGAGGGACTGCGGCTGGCCGGGCGCAAGCTGCACTCGCCCAGCTCGACCTATGCCGTGCCGGACCACAACGTGCCCACGGTGAACCGTGACAAGCCCATCGCGGACCCGCTCTCGGCCCGTCAGGTCGAGGCGCTGCGCACCAACTGCCGCGAGTTCGGGGTGACACTGTTCGACATGGATGACCCGCGCCAGGGGATCATCCACGTGATGGCACCGGAGCAGGGACTCACCCTGCCCGGCTCGATCATAGTCTGCGGCGACAGCCACACCGCCACCCACGGGGCGTTCGGGGCGCTGGCTTTCGGCATCGGCACCTCGGAGGTGGAGCACGTGCTGGCCACCCAGACCCTGCAGCAGAAAAAGCCCAAGTTCATGCTGGTCAAGGTGGAGGGCAAGCCGGGAGTGGATGTCGGCCCCAAGGACATAATCCTGGCCATAATCGGCAAGATCGGCACCGCCGGCGGCACGGGCTACATCATCGAGTACGCCGGCGAGGCGGTGCGCGCTTTGAGCATGGAGGGCCGCATGACCCTCTGCAACATGTCCATCGAGGCCGGGGCCAAGGCCGGCCTGGTGGCGCCGGATGACACCACGTTCGCCTATCTGAAGGGCCGCCCGTACGCCCCCAGGGGCGCGCAGTTCGAGCAGGCCGTGGCCGAGTGGCGCAAGCTGCCCTCCGACCCGGATGCGGCGTTCGACAAGGTGGTCGAGCTGAGCATGGCCTATGTGAAGCCCCAGGTCACCTGGGGCACCAGCCCGGGCCAGGTGGTGGATATCGAAGGCAAGGTGCCGGACCCGGCCGCTCTGGCCGATCCGGCGGCCCGCAAGGCCGTGGAGCGCGCCCTGGAGTACATGGGGCTGGCCCCCAATACGCCGATCACCCAGATCAAGATCGACAAGGCCTTCATCGGCTCCTGCACCAACGGCCGGATCGAGGACCTGCGCGAGGCGGCCCAGTTCGTGCGCGGGCGCAAGGTGGCCGCGGGCGTGCAGGCGATAGTCGTCCCGGGCAGCGGCCTGGTCAAGAAACAGGCCGAGTCCGAGGGCCTGGACCGCGTGTTCACCGAGGCCGGGTTCGAGTGGCGCGAGGCGGGCTGCTCGATGTGCCTGGCCATGAACGGCGACATGCTGCTGCCGGGCGAGAGGTGCGCCTCCACCAGCAACCGTAATTTCGAGGGCCGTCAGGGGCGCGGCGGACGCACGCACCTGGTGAGCCCCCTGATGGCGGCGGCCGCAGCCGTGGCCGGCCATTTCGCCGATCCGCGCAAGATGAACTGACGCCCTTGAGGCATAACTTTAGATAAGAGACATAACATGGAACCTTTCAAGAAGCTTACGGCGGTTGCGGCCCTGCTCGACCGGATGAATGTCGACACGGACGCCATCGTGCCCAAGCAGTTCCTGAAGAAGATCGAGCGCACCGGTTTCGGCAGGCACCTGTTCCACGAGTGGCGCTATCTGGATGACGCCGGGACGAAAGACAACCCGGAGTTCCCGCTCAATCAGCCGCGCTACAAGGGGGCGCAGATCCTGCTGGCCCTGGACAATTTCGGCTGCGGCTCCAGCCGTGAGCACGCACCCTGGGCGCTCAAGGAGTACGGTTTCCGGGCCATCATCGCGCCCAGCTTCGCCGACATTTTCTTCAACAACTGCTTCCAGAACGGCATTCTGCCCGTGGTCCTCAAGCGGGACGAGGTGGATGCCCTGTTCGGCGAGGTGGGGGCCAAAGAGGGCGCCACGCTCAGCGTGGACCTGGAGAGCCAGACAGTCACCGCTCCGAGCGGCAAGGTGTTCCGCTTCGAGGTCTCGCCGTTCTACCGTGAGCGTCTGCTCAAGGGGCTGGACGACATCGGCTGGACGCAGCAGTTCTCGGACAAGATCGGCGCGTTCGAGCGCGACTACCGGGCGGCCAAGCCCTGGATGTTCATCGGCCAGGCCTGAGCGGGCCCCCGATGCACCGGTTGAATTGTCATTCCTCTTAAGAATCACCCCCACGCACCCGGACCGGCCTGTAACGGGCCGGTCCGCGGACGGGGTTTTACGGCAGGGCCTTGATTCGCATCATCAACTCCACAACGTTTCTGACCACAGGAGACCTGGATGGCGAAACAGTATAAGATCGCGGTGATCGGCGGCGACGGCACCGGTCCGGAAGTAGTCGCCGAGGCGCGCAAAGTCCTCGACGCGGCGGCGGGCAAGCACGGTTTCAAGCTGGATTACACCGAGATTCCCTGGGGCGGCGAGTTCTACAAAAAAACCGGGGTGGTGCTGCCCGAGGACGGCTGCGACACGCTGCGCAAGTTCGACTCGATCCTGCTGGGCGCCATCGGGCACCCGGATGTCAAGCCCGGCATCCTGGAGAAAGGCCTCCTGCTGGCCATGCGTTTCGGCCTCGACCACTACATCAACCTGCGGCCGGTCAAGCTTTATCCGGGAGTTGAGACCCCGGTCAAGGGCAAGGGCCCCGAGGACATCGATTTCGTGGTCGTGCGCGAGAACACCGAGGGTCTCTATGTCGGGGCGGGCGGCAACCTGAAGAAGGGCACGCCGGACGAGGTGGCGATCCAGACCTCGATCAACACCCGCAAGGGCGTGGAACGCTGCGTGCGCTACGCTTTCGACTACTGCCGCAAGCGCAACAAGAAGAAGACCCTTACCCTCTGTGCCAAGACCAACGTCCTCACCTACGCCTCCGACCTCTGGGAGCGCACGTTCCACGAGGTGGGGGCCAAGGATTACCCGGACATCAAGCGCGAGTACGCCCATGTGGACGCCACCACGATGTGGATGGTGAAGAACCCGGAATGGTTCGACGTGATCGTGGTCGACAACCTTTTCGGCGACATTATCACCGACCTGGGCGCCATGGTCCAGGGCGGAATGGGCATCGCCGCGGGCGGCAACATCAACCCCGGTGGCGTCTCGATGTTCGAGCCGATCGGCGGCAGCGCTCCCAAGTACACGGGCAAGGGTGTTATTAACCCGCTCGCTTCGATCTGCTCGGGCGCGATGATGATGGACTCCCTGGGCGAGGCGAAAGTGGCCCAGGATATCGAGAGCGCCGTGATGTGGGCCTGCGCCAACAAGATGAAGAGCATGGCCGCCGGCAAGATGGGCTACACGACGAGCCAGGTGGGCGATCTGATCGCCGAGCGCGTCCTGGCCCAGTAACCGACCCAGGCCCCGCCCGCGGGTGGGGCCTTTTCAGGACAGGTGTGACGCTATGATTATCGTAATGAAGAAGGACGCCACCAGTAAGCAGACCGATCACGTCTTCGACCGTATCCGCGAGTTGGGCTACAAGGTCCACCCGATCTACGGGACAGAGCGCACGGTGATCGGCGCGATCGGCGACGAGCGGGGCAAGTTCAGGCTGAAGTCCCTCGAATCCGTGCCCGGAGTGGAATCGGTCATTCCCATCCTCAAGCCCTACAAGCTGGTCAGCAGTGAGCTGAAAAGCGAGAAGAGCATCGTGAAGGTGGGCAAGGACGTGGAGTTCGGCGGCAAGCAGTTCGTGCTGATCGCCGGCCCCTGCTCCGTGGAAAGCCGCGAACAGATAGTCCAGACCGCAAAGAGGGTGAAGGCCGCCGGGGCGCGTATGCTCCGCGGCGGTGCGTTCAAGCCGCGCACCTCGCCCTACGCGTTCCAGGGTCTGGAGGAGGAGGGCCTGGAGCTGCTGGCCGAGGCCCGCGAGAAGACCGGCCTTCCAATCGTGACCGAGGTGCTCTCTTCACAGGACCTGCCCCTGGTGGCGCGTTACACCGATGTCCTGCAGATCGGGGCGCGCAACATGCAGAATTTCTCCCTGCTCAAGCAGGTGGGCCTGATGGACAAGCCCGTGCTGCTCAAGCGCGGCATCTCGGCCACGATCAACGAGTTCCTGATGAGCGCCGAGTATATCCTTAGTCAGGGCAACCAGAACGTGATCCTGTGCGAGCGCGGTATCCGCACTTTCGAAACCGCCACGCGCAACACCCTGGACATGGCCGCGGTGCCGCTGATCCGTGGCCTGAGCCACCTGCCGATCATAGTCGACCCCTCGCACGGCACGGGAATACCCAAACTGGTGGCCCCGATGACCAAGGCCGCGGCGGCCTGCGGGGCGGACGGCGCTATCATCGAGGTGCACGCCGCGCCGGAGCAGGCTCTTTCGGACGGGGAACAGGCGCTCACCCCGGACCAGTTCGACGAGTTGGTCAAGGTGCTCAAGCCGATCCTGGACGCCGAGGGAAAAACACTCTGACGGCGTGTTACGCTCCTGCAAAATGAAAACCCGGCTTCGGCCGGGTTTTTTTTGACCGCAAGCCTTGCCTGGAGTGTTCTTCGAAAACAAATTGAATCAGTGTCGAGAATTACCCGCCACGATTCTTCGGAAGCACTCACTCGAACGAGCACCGGCATGGCCTCACGGGGCGAACAGAAAGAACGCGGCCACGGTTTCGGCACGGCGCCGGTGTTCCTGGCCG contains the following coding sequences:
- the aroF gene encoding 3-deoxy-7-phosphoheptulonate synthase, with the translated sequence MVISMRNDASEDQIQAIITRLHDLKFDTHRSTGSNRTIIGVIGETNLLDPRDFEILDGVAEVIRISAPYKFASRQFKPDNTVITLPGGATIGGREVLVMAGPCSVESLAQMDEVAARVAESGARVLRGGAFKPRTSPYSFQGMGEEGLKILRQVGDKYKLDVVSEVMDRSQVELMLDYVDILQVGARNMQNFTLLRELSHVRKPVLLKRGLAATVEDLLMSAEYVISGGNKEVILCERGIRTFETYTRNTMDIAAIPVVHKLSHLPIVADPSHGTGIRDKVLPMGRAAIAAGADGLIVEVHPDPNKALSDGAQSLYPEQFDRLMRELEIIARAIGRSISAD
- a CDS encoding 3-isopropylmalate dehydrogenase yields the protein MAKQYKIAVIGGDGTGPEVVAEARKVLDAAAGKHGFKLDYTEIPWGGEFYKKTGVVLPEDGCDTLRKFDSILLGAIGHPDVKPGILEKGLLLAMRFGLDHYINLRPVKLYPGVETPVKGKGPEDIDFVVVRENTEGLYVGAGGNLKKGTPDEVAIQTSINTRKGVERCVRYAFDYCRKRNKKKTLTLCAKTNVLTYASDLWERTFHEVGAKDYPDIKREYAHVDATTMWMVKNPEWFDVIVVDNLFGDIITDLGAMVQGGMGIAAGGNINPGGVSMFEPIGGSAPKYTGKGVINPLASICSGAMMMDSLGEAKVAQDIESAVMWACANKMKSMAAGKMGYTTSQVGDLIAERVLAQ
- the leuD gene encoding 3-isopropylmalate dehydratase small subunit; translation: MEPFKKLTAVAALLDRMNVDTDAIVPKQFLKKIERTGFGRHLFHEWRYLDDAGTKDNPEFPLNQPRYKGAQILLALDNFGCGSSREHAPWALKEYGFRAIIAPSFADIFFNNCFQNGILPVVLKRDEVDALFGEVGAKEGATLSVDLESQTVTAPSGKVFRFEVSPFYRERLLKGLDDIGWTQQFSDKIGAFERDYRAAKPWMFIGQA
- the aroF gene encoding 3-deoxy-7-phosphoheptulonate synthase; this encodes MIIVMKKDATSKQTDHVFDRIRELGYKVHPIYGTERTVIGAIGDERGKFRLKSLESVPGVESVIPILKPYKLVSSELKSEKSIVKVGKDVEFGGKQFVLIAGPCSVESREQIVQTAKRVKAAGARMLRGGAFKPRTSPYAFQGLEEEGLELLAEAREKTGLPIVTEVLSSQDLPLVARYTDVLQIGARNMQNFSLLKQVGLMDKPVLLKRGISATINEFLMSAEYILSQGNQNVILCERGIRTFETATRNTLDMAAVPLIRGLSHLPIIVDPSHGTGIPKLVAPMTKAAAACGADGAIIEVHAAPEQALSDGEQALTPDQFDELVKVLKPILDAEGKTL
- a CDS encoding chorismate mutase; its protein translation is MDSSAEIEHWREKIDAVDAQLLELVNRRVGFALEIGRLKRAVGLPVYNREREEQIQRNVSRNNQGPLSDDAIMRLFTRIIEETRRLEQEVCSEGTGDGHKHAQ
- the ahcY gene encoding adenosylhomocysteinase — protein: MEYQVADMKLAGKGKKRIDWAENDMPVLRLVRERFAKEKPLAGLRMSACLHVTAETANLCRTLKAGGAELLLCASNPLSTQDDVAASLVEHDGLKVYSIRGEDNKTYYEHIKAALKFKPSVTMDDGADLVSTVHSEYPEQLGDIIGSMEETTTGVIRLRAMAADGALKIPVFAVNDAMTKHLFDNRYGTGQSTVDGIIRATDVLLAGKNVVTAGYGWCGRGFANRARGMGANVIVTEVDPIKAIEAVMDGFRVMTMAEAAPIGDLFCTLTGDINVVRPEHFTKMKDGALVCNSGHFNVELDLKGLEAISKQVVKDVRANVDAYLLNNGRKVFILGEGRLINLAAAEGHPASVMDMSFAVQALTTEYVAKNRGSFKAGVYEVPANIDQWVATLKLKSMGVTIDSLTSEQEKYLKSWTMGT
- a CDS encoding 2-isopropylmalate synthase produces the protein MSGKESRKVLVFDTTLRDGEQSPGCSMNLPEKLSLARQLEKLNVDVIEAGFPIASEGDFESVLQVAKEVRKPIIAGLARAVKLDIDRAWEALQHAARPRIHTFLATSDIHLKFKLKKTREEVVEMAVKAVELAKGYCDDVEFSCEDAGRTDDDYLALVVKAVIAAGATTINIPDTVGYQVPSEFGRKIALLVKNVPEFATGKAILSVHCHNDLGLSVANSLAACQNGARQVECTINGIGERAGNASLEEFVMAARTRHDILDFHTDIVTTELFPTSRMLSNITGVFVQPNKAIVGKNAFAHEAGIHQDGVLKEALTYEIMTPQSVGIQKGNIVMGKHSGRHALEHRLKELGFDLTKDDVEKAYKLFCKLADQKKSITDDDLMAIAQDGVQHIPETWKLEYLQTVGGQPALSTATIMLSKREGGDKVKDAATGDGPVSALCNCIDRIVDLKGSLVDYQLRSVGEGREAVGEVFLRVLFDGVEYMGKAASTDVMDATARAYLNAANKAIYGRQHGRTGQAAGAPRQAAV
- a CDS encoding bifunctional nuclease family protein; this encodes MIELTISGLGIDSSNNSPVVLLKEKDGERVLPIWIGPSEASAIAMEISGVKFKRPLTHDLFKQCLLDLGVGMEYVFIHELKENTYYARIVLTRGEERFELDARPSDSIALAIRMKASIHTTDELLDNASKIMPKTVTQAEEYDPEALRETLRKMNPEDFGKFTF
- the leuC gene encoding 3-isopropylmalate dehydratase large subunit; protein product: MGKTMAEKIWDSHVVHSQNGIDILYVDRHLVHEVTSPQAFEGLRLAGRKLHSPSSTYAVPDHNVPTVNRDKPIADPLSARQVEALRTNCREFGVTLFDMDDPRQGIIHVMAPEQGLTLPGSIIVCGDSHTATHGAFGALAFGIGTSEVEHVLATQTLQQKKPKFMLVKVEGKPGVDVGPKDIILAIIGKIGTAGGTGYIIEYAGEAVRALSMEGRMTLCNMSIEAGAKAGLVAPDDTTFAYLKGRPYAPRGAQFEQAVAEWRKLPSDPDAAFDKVVELSMAYVKPQVTWGTSPGQVVDIEGKVPDPAALADPAARKAVERALEYMGLAPNTPITQIKIDKAFIGSCTNGRIEDLREAAQFVRGRKVAAGVQAIVVPGSGLVKKQAESEGLDRVFTEAGFEWREAGCSMCLAMNGDMLLPGERCASTSNRNFEGRQGRGGRTHLVSPLMAAAAAVAGHFADPRKMN